The following is a genomic window from Miltoncostaea oceani.
CGGCCTCCAGGACGAGGCCCTCGCGCAGCCCGGAGCGGCTGACGACGACCGCGTCGAGGTCGAACGAACGGCGCACGGCCTCGAGCGCGGCGGCCCCCGCCATCGAGAGGCGCACCCGCGCCGGGTCGAGGTCGGTGGCGTCGGCGAGGTCGTCGGACGGCGTGCCGACGAGGCGCTCGACGGCGCGCACGAGGGCGTCGCGGTCGAGGCGGTCCGACCCGGCCAGCTCCGCGAGGGCCGCCGCCGACCCCCCGGTGGCCACGGCCTCGCGCCCGGTCACGGGGATGTCGACGGAGTCGACGAGCTCCCGGACCGCGGCGACCATCGGCTCGAGGAGGTCGATGGCGGGGGGGTCGGACGGCCCGAACCGCTCGGTCAGCACCCGCACGCCGATCGGGATCGACGTCGCCCACCGCAGGTGGCCGCCCTCGCCGCCCATCATCTCCAGGCTGCCGCCGCCGAGGTCGACCGCGAGGAGGGGGTCGGGCGCGCCGCCCGCCACCATCCCGCGGAACGCCAGCTCGGCCTCCTCGGCCCCGGACAGGATCCGGGGCACCACGCCCGCGGCCGCCTCGAGGCGGTCGAGCAGGTCGGCCGCGTTGGCGGCGGTCCGGGCGGGGGCGGTGCATGCGACGACGATCCGGCGGGCGCCGAGGCGGCGGGCCTCCGCGGCCATCTGGGCGACGGTCGCCTCGACCAGCTCCAGGCGGTCGTCGGCGATGCGGCCCCCCGGCTTCAGACCCGACCCGATGGCGGTCATGGCGCTGCCGCTCGCGAGGGGCTCGACGCGTCCGCGCGCGACGCGTGCGACCAGCAGGCGGGTCGTGTTGGTGCCGACGTCGATGGCGGCGATCGGCGCCGACGTGTCGTGCACGGGCTCGTGGCTGGTCACTTCGGCATTCGCGTGGGGCGCCGAGTGTACCGGCGTCCCCGGCGTCCCGGGAACCCCGTCGCGCGGCGTTACAGCGTGGCGACGCCCCGGCGCGGCGACCGGCGCCGGGCGACGGCCCGGGCACGCAGGAGGGCGAGGCCGCCCACCGCCGCCGCGACCAGCGCCAGGCGGCCCTGACCCGTCACGACCTCGCCGCCGCCGGGGGCGGACGCGAGCGCGGCGAGGAGGAATCCGGCGGCGAGCCCGAGGGCGTAGAGCGCGACGGTCGCGGCCTGCGGGACCCGCGCGCGGCGGCGGGGCGGCGGGACCGCCCGCAGGTGCGGACGGGAGGGCGCGGCGGCCGGGGCGGGGAGGGGGAGGGAGCGGGCGGTTGCGGGCATGGGGGGAACAGTAGTTCGTGCCTCGGACGCGAACAAGTGTTCTGCAACGCCGGGCGGCGCAACGACGCGTGCAGCCCGGCGGGGTGGATCCTGGCGTTGCGTGGGGGGCGTCCGGGGGGAATCCCATACCGATGGGGGGGAACGCGGATTGCCTGGTGGGGCCAGGTGGGGTAGCGTGGGGAAATGCAACGGCGGCTGCTGAGCGGGACGTACGAGTGCAGCCTGGACAGCAGGTTCCGGTTGGCCGTCCCCGCCAAGCTCCGGGAGCCCTTCGCGGAGGGTGCGGTCGTGGGGTGGTGGATCGACGAGTGCCTCGTGGTGGTGCCGAGCGGAGACTGGACGCCGCTCGTGGACCGGACCTTCGGGACCATGAGCGTGCTCGACGACGAAGCCCGCGAGCTGTCCCGCTTCATCATCGCCGGGGCGTTCACGCACGAGCTCGACAAGCAGGGCCGCATCCCGCTGACCGCCGAGCTCCGCGAGCACGCGGGGATCGGCGACTCCAAGGTCCGCCTCATCGGGGTGGGTGACTACCTCGAGATCTGGGACCCGGCCCGTCTGGCCGAACGGTTCGCAAAGCTCCGCCGTGAGGGGGTGTCCCACCATGCCAAGCGCCTTGCCGCTCGAGTCGCGTAGGCCCGCCCGGGGTCACGAGCCGGTCCTGGCCGACGAGGTCGTGCGTCTGCTCGCGCCGCGCGCCGGCGAGACCGTGGTCGACTGCACCTTCGGCGCGGGCGGTCACGCCCGGCGCCTCGCCCCCGCCCTCGGCGAGGGCGGCCGCTACATCGCCATCGACCGCGACCCCGAGGCCCGCACCTGGTTCGCGGACCTCGCCGACGACGTCGTCTGCGAGACCCGGTTCATCCACGCGAACTTCGCCGACGCCCTGCCGCGCCTGCTCGACCAGGGTCTGCGCGCCGACGTCGTGCTGATGGACCTCGGCCTCTCCTCGATGCAGGTCGACCGCGCCGAGCGCGGCTTCTCCTACTCACGGCAGGCCCCCCTCGACATGCGCATGGACCCCGCGCGCGGCGCGTCGGCGGCCGACCTGGTGGCGACCGCGTCCGAGAAGGACCTCGCCGGCCTGATGCGGACCTACGGCGAGGAGCGCTACGCGCGTCCGATCGCCCGGGCCATCGTCCGCCGCCGCGCGATCGAGCCGATCACGACCACCGGCGACCTCGTCGAGATCGTCCGGTCGGCGGTGCCGACCCCGGCGCTCTTCGCCGGCGGGCACCCCGCCAAGCGCGTCTTCCAGGCCCTGCGGATCGTCGTCAACGACGAGCTCGGGAGCCTCGAGCGCGGCCTCGCGTCGGCCTTCGCGCTGCTCGCCCCGGGCGGCCGCCTCGGCGTCATCTCGTTCCACTCCCTCGAGGACCGCATGGTGAAGCGCTTCATGCGGGACCGCGCCCAGGGCTGCATCTGCCCGCCGGACATGCCGGTGTGCGGCTGCGGCCACACCGCCGAGGGCGCCCTGCTCGCGAGCAAGGCCCAGCGCCCCCGCCAGGCCGAGCTCGACCGCAACCCGCGGGCCCGGTCCGCGCTGCTGCGCGGCATCCGCCGGCTGGGGGAGGACGACCGATGAGCACCCGCGCCGGCGCCGCCGCCCGGACCCGCACGACCGCCGCCTCGTCCGCGCGCCCCCGCCACGACCCCCGCACCCGCCCCGAGGCGCCGCGTCCCCGCACCCGCCCGCGGGCGGTCGCCGCTCCGCGGCCCCGCACCCGCCTGCGCATGGGCCCCCTCGTCATCCCGCTGATCGCGTTGATCCTGGGCGGCATCGTGTGGGTCAACGTCGCGAAGCTCGCCCTCACCAACGAGACGGGCAAGGTCATCGAGCGTTCCCGGGTCGTGGAGGGGCAGACCGCCCGCCTGAAGAGCGACCTGGAGCAGCGTGACGCCGCGGTGCGCCGCAACGCGCAGCTCACCCTCGGCATGGTCTCGCCCGCGCCCGACTCGGTCACCTACCTGGACCCGCGGACGCCCTGATGGCGGGCGGCTCGTCCCGGCGGCCCCCCGCGCGCCCCCCGCGCCGGACCGCCGCCCCGTCCGCGCGCGGTGGCGCCGCGCGCGAGCGCAGCCGCCGCATCCGCATCCTGACGGGCATCACGCTCCTGCTGTTCTGCCTGCTCGGCGCGCGCGCCGCGTTCCTCGGCACCGTCCGCGCGGACGACCTCGCCTCGCGCGGCCTGTCCCAGAACCGCGCCGAGTCGGACCTCCTCGCCCCCCGGGGCGCGATCCAGGGCCGCGACGGCACCGACCTCGCCACGGACCGGCTGGCGGTCGACGTCACCGCCTCGCCGAACCTGATCCTCGACCCGCAGGAGGTCGCCGCCCAGCTCGGCCCCGCCCTGCGCCGCGACCCGAACGACCTGGCGAACATCCTCGCCAGGGGCGGCACCTACGCCGTCCTCGCGCGCAACGTGACCCCCGCGCGGGCCGACGCCGCCCGCGACCTCGGCATCGCCGGCGTCTACTTCTCGGACACCTACCAGCGCTTCCAGCCGGGCGGGGCGCTCGCGGCACAGCTCATCGGCCTCACCGGCGACGAGCACCAGGGCATCTCCGGCCTCGAGCAGAGCCTCGACGGCACGCTCACCGGCACCCCCGGCCACCGGGTCGAGATCCGCGACGTCTTCGGCCGCCCGATCCAGGTGCTCTCCGACCGCCCCGCGCAGCCGGGCACCGACGTGCAGCTCACCGTCTCCCCGGCGATCCAGGCCGAGGTCGAGCGGGTGCTCGCCGCGACGCGCGAGGAGTACGGGGCGAAGCGGGCGATGGGGATCGTCATGGACCCGCGCGACGGGTCGGTGCTCGCGATGGCGACGGTCCCGCGCTTCAACCCCAACAAGCGCGAGACCCTCAACCAGGACCAGGTGACGAACCGCCCGGTGACCGACACGTTCGAGCCGGGGTCGACGTTCAAGATCGTGACGATGGCGGGCGCGCTGGAGGACGGCGTCGTCCAGCCGACCACCCTCTTCAACCTCCCCGCCAAGTACACGCTCTACGACCGCACGCTGACCGACGCCCACGAGCGCGGGCCAGTGACCCTCACGGCGACCCAGATCCTGGAGCAGTCGAGCAACATCGGCACCGTCAAGATCGCGGAGCGCCTCTCCCAGGAGCGCCTGCAGGCCTGGATCCGCCGCTTCGGCTTCGGCTCCCCGACCGGCATCGACTACCCCGGCGAGGTGGAGGGCCTCGTGCTGCCCGACGACGAGTGGTCGGGGACGTCGATCCTGAACATCCCGATCGGCCAGGGCGTCGGCGTCTCCCTGGTGCAGCTGACCCGCGCCTTCGCGGCGATCGCCAACGGCGGCACCCTGGTCACCCCCCACGTCGTCGCGTCGGTGGGCGGCCGCCCGGCCGAGGTGCCGGCGGGGAGGCGGATCATGCACGAGCGCACCGCGCGGCAGGTCGACGCGATGCTCCGCGAGGTGGTCTCCACCGACGGCACCGGCACCCTCGCCCAGGTGAAGGGCTACGAGGTGGCCGGCAAGACCGGCACCGCCGAGAAGATCGACCCGGAGACCGGCCTCTACAGCAAGACCCTCTACACGTCGTCGTTCGTGGGCTACGTGCCCGCCGACGACCCGCAGCTGCTGATCGCGGTCGTCGTGGACGAGCCCTCCTCCTCGGGGGCCTACTACGGCGGCGACGTCGCGGCCCCGGCGTTCGAGCAGATCGCCGAGTTGTCCCTGCAAAACCTGCGTATCTCCCCCTGAGACGCGGGACGGGGCTGGTAGTGTCCGCGCCCGCATGACCCTCGACGAGCTGATCGGGGAGGTCCCCGGGGGGCGGCTCGTCCACCCCGCGGGCGGTCCGCCGGAGCCGGGCGCGACGAGGATCACCTCGATCGTCAACCGCGCCGACGCCGCCGGGCCGGGGGCCCTCTTCTGCGCGGTGCCGGGCCTGCGGGCCGACGGGCACGACTTCGCGGCCGACGCGGTGGCGCACGGCGCGGCGGCGCTGCTCGTCGCGCGGCCCCTCGACCTGCCCGTGCCGCAGGTCGTCGTGCCCGACGTGCGCCTGGCGATGGCGCTCGTCGCGGGCGCGCTGCACGGCCACCCCTCCCGTGTGATCGACGTGGTGGGGGTGACGGGGACGAACGGCAAGACCACGTCGGCGTTCCTGCTGCGCGCCGTGCTCGAGGCCGCCGGCCGCCGGTGCGGCCTGATCGGCACCATCGAGGCGCGGGTCGGCGGCGAGATCCTGCCGGTGACCCACACCACACCCGACGCCATCGCGTTGCAGGGGCTGCTCGCGCGGATGCGCGACGCGGGCGACACGGCGTGCGCGATGGAGGTCTCCTCGCACGCCCTCGACCAGCGGCGCGTCGCCGGCACGCGGTTCGCCGCGGCCCTGTTCACCAACCTCACGCGCGACCACCTCGACTACCACGTGGACGTCGAGTCCTACTACGCCGCCAAGCGCGCGCTGTTCGCGCGGCCGCCGGGGGAGGGCGACGACCCGCCCGGCGCCGTCAACCTCGACGACCCCGCCGGGGTGCGGCTGCAGCGCGAGACGGACGCCCTCGGCTACGCGGTCGACGCACCCGCCGACGTCCGCCCCGAGCGGGTCGAGGGGCTCGGCACCGGCATCCGCGCGCGCATCGCCACCCCGCGCGGGCCGATCGAGATCGCGAGCTCCCTGCGGGGCCGCTTCAACCTCTCCAACCTCACGGGCGTCGTCGCCGTCGGCGAGCTGCTCGGGCTCCCCCACGCGGCCGTCGCCGCCGGCATCGCCGCCGTCGGGGGCGTGCCGGGGCGGTTCGAGGCGGTCGACGCGGGACAGGCGTTCCCGGTGATCGTCGACTACGCCCACACGCCCGACTCGCTCGAGAACGTGCTGCGGGCGGCCCGGGAGCTCGTCACCGGAGGCCGCCTGATCGCGGTCTTCGGGTGCGGCGGCGACCGCGACCGCGGCAAGCGCCCGCAGATGGGCGACGCGGTGCGCCGGATGGCCGACGTGGCGGTGGTGACGTCCGACAATCCGCGCAGCGAGGACCCGGACGCCATCATCGGGGATATCGTCGCGGGGGACGGCGGACCGGCGGAGCTGGTCGTCGAGCCGGACCGGCGGCGCGCCATCGCGCTCGCCATCGGGCGCGCCGGACGGGGCGACGTGGTGCTGGTCGCCGGCAAGGGGCACGAGCAGGGGCAGGAGCGCGACGGGGTCGTCACGCCCTTCGACGACCGCGACGTCGCCCGAGAGATCCTCACCGGAAGCGGAGCGAGCGCATGAGGCTGACCGTCCACGACATCATGAGGTGCGGAGTCGAGACGCGGATCCCCGCGGGCAAGCCGGACACCGAGTTCGAGGGGGCGTTCGTCGACTCGCGCGAGGTGGTCGAGGGCGGGCTGTTCGTCGGCATCCGCGGCGAGATGGCCGACGGCGGCACCCACGCGCCGGACGCGCTGCGCGACGGCGCCGCGGCCGCGGTGGTGGGGGAGTCCGCCTGGCGGTGGATCGAGGGCGAGGTGCAGGGGCTGCGCAAGCCCGTGATCGTCACGCCCGACCCCGTCGGGGTGCTGCAGGCCGCGGGGCGGATCGCCCTGGAGCGCAGCGGGGCGCGGGTGGTGGGGGTGACCGGCGCGACCGGCAAGACGACGACGAAAGACATCATCGTCGCCATGCTCCGCGCCGCCGGCGTCGCCGCCGAGGGGACCCCCGGCAACCGCAACACGGGCATCGGCGTCCCCATGTCCCTGCTCGGCCTCGCGGAGGACTGCGAGGTCGCCGTCGTCGAGATGGGGATGCGCGGCCCCGGGCAGATCGCCGAGCTGGCCGCGCTGGCGCCGCCGGACGTCGCGGTCATCACCTCCATCGGGCCCGTCCACCTCGAGCTGCTCGGCACGGTCGAGGCGGTCGCCGCGGCGAAGGCCGAGATCCTGACGGCGCTGCGCCCCGGTGGGACCGCGGTGGTGCCGGACGACGAGCCGCTCCTCGACCCGTTCCTCGCGACCCTCGACCCGGGGGTGACGGTCGTGCGCTTCGGGGACCGCCCGGACCTCGACCTCGACCTGAGCGTGACCAAGGGCTGGCAGCTGCGCAACGCCGCGGCGGCGCTTGCGGTGTGCCGGGCCCTCGGCGCCGTCCCGCCGGAGGGTGCCCGCATCGAGGTTGAGCTGTCCGCCCTGCGGGGCCAGGAGCGCCCCCTGCCCGGCGGCGGGATCCTCATCGAGGACTGCTACAACGCGAACCCGATCGCGATGCGGGCCGCCCTCGCCGACCTGGCGGGCCGCCCGGGGCGGAGGGTCGCCGTGCTCGCCGACATGATGGAGCTCGGCCCGGCCGAGCTGGACTTCCACCGCGAGATCGGCGCGGCCGCCGCCGCCGCCGGCATCGACCTGCTGGTCGCCGTCGGCGAGCGCGCCCGCGCGTACGCCGAGGGCGCCGAGGGCCTGGAGACGATCCGCATCGACACGGTCGACGAGGCCGTCGGCCGGGTGCCGGAGCTGATCGAGGACGGCGACGTCGTGCTGCTCAAGGGGTCGCGCTCGATGGCCCTCGAGCGGATCGGCGCCGCCCTGGCGCCGGGGGCCTAGCCCGTGCCGCGTGTCCTGATC
Proteins encoded in this region:
- a CDS encoding UDP-N-acetylmuramoyl-tripeptide--D-alanyl-D-alanine ligase; this translates as MRLTVHDIMRCGVETRIPAGKPDTEFEGAFVDSREVVEGGLFVGIRGEMADGGTHAPDALRDGAAAAVVGESAWRWIEGEVQGLRKPVIVTPDPVGVLQAAGRIALERSGARVVGVTGATGKTTTKDIIVAMLRAAGVAAEGTPGNRNTGIGVPMSLLGLAEDCEVAVVEMGMRGPGQIAELAALAPPDVAVITSIGPVHLELLGTVEAVAAAKAEILTALRPGGTAVVPDDEPLLDPFLATLDPGVTVVRFGDRPDLDLDLSVTKGWQLRNAAAALAVCRALGAVPPEGARIEVELSALRGQERPLPGGGILIEDCYNANPIAMRAALADLAGRPGRRVAVLADMMELGPAELDFHREIGAAAAAAGIDLLVAVGERARAYAEGAEGLETIRIDTVDEAVGRVPELIEDGDVVLLKGSRSMALERIGAALAPGA
- a CDS encoding UDP-N-acetylmuramoyl-L-alanyl-D-glutamate--2,6-diaminopimelate ligase, translated to MTLDELIGEVPGGRLVHPAGGPPEPGATRITSIVNRADAAGPGALFCAVPGLRADGHDFAADAVAHGAAALLVARPLDLPVPQVVVPDVRLAMALVAGALHGHPSRVIDVVGVTGTNGKTTSAFLLRAVLEAAGRRCGLIGTIEARVGGEILPVTHTTPDAIALQGLLARMRDAGDTACAMEVSSHALDQRRVAGTRFAAALFTNLTRDHLDYHVDVESYYAAKRALFARPPGEGDDPPGAVNLDDPAGVRLQRETDALGYAVDAPADVRPERVEGLGTGIRARIATPRGPIEIASSLRGRFNLSNLTGVVAVGELLGLPHAAVAAGIAAVGGVPGRFEAVDAGQAFPVIVDYAHTPDSLENVLRAARELVTGGRLIAVFGCGGDRDRGKRPQMGDAVRRMADVAVVTSDNPRSEDPDAIIGDIVAGDGGPAELVVEPDRRRAIALAIGRAGRGDVVLVAGKGHEQGQERDGVVTPFDDRDVAREILTGSGASA
- the rsmH gene encoding 16S rRNA (cytosine(1402)-N(4))-methyltransferase RsmH; this translates as MPLESRRPARGHEPVLADEVVRLLAPRAGETVVDCTFGAGGHARRLAPALGEGGRYIAIDRDPEARTWFADLADDVVCETRFIHANFADALPRLLDQGLRADVVLMDLGLSSMQVDRAERGFSYSRQAPLDMRMDPARGASAADLVATASEKDLAGLMRTYGEERYARPIARAIVRRRAIEPITTTGDLVEIVRSAVPTPALFAGGHPAKRVFQALRIVVNDELGSLERGLASAFALLAPGGRLGVISFHSLEDRMVKRFMRDRAQGCICPPDMPVCGCGHTAEGALLASKAQRPRQAELDRNPRARSALLRGIRRLGEDDR
- a CDS encoding division/cell wall cluster transcriptional repressor MraZ, with the protein product MQRRLLSGTYECSLDSRFRLAVPAKLREPFAEGAVVGWWIDECLVVVPSGDWTPLVDRTFGTMSVLDDEARELSRFIIAGAFTHELDKQGRIPLTAELREHAGIGDSKVRLIGVGDYLEIWDPARLAERFAKLRREGVSHHAKRLAARVA
- a CDS encoding peptidoglycan D,D-transpeptidase FtsI family protein, which codes for MAGGSSRRPPARPPRRTAAPSARGGAARERSRRIRILTGITLLLFCLLGARAAFLGTVRADDLASRGLSQNRAESDLLAPRGAIQGRDGTDLATDRLAVDVTASPNLILDPQEVAAQLGPALRRDPNDLANILARGGTYAVLARNVTPARADAARDLGIAGVYFSDTYQRFQPGGALAAQLIGLTGDEHQGISGLEQSLDGTLTGTPGHRVEIRDVFGRPIQVLSDRPAQPGTDVQLTVSPAIQAEVERVLAATREEYGAKRAMGIVMDPRDGSVLAMATVPRFNPNKRETLNQDQVTNRPVTDTFEPGSTFKIVTMAGALEDGVVQPTTLFNLPAKYTLYDRTLTDAHERGPVTLTATQILEQSSNIGTVKIAERLSQERLQAWIRRFGFGSPTGIDYPGEVEGLVLPDDEWSGTSILNIPIGQGVGVSLVQLTRAFAAIANGGTLVTPHVVASVGGRPAEVPAGRRIMHERTARQVDAMLREVVSTDGTGTLAQVKGYEVAGKTGTAEKIDPETGLYSKTLYTSSFVGYVPADDPQLLIAVVVDEPSSSGAYYGGDVAAPAFEQIAELSLQNLRISP